Proteins found in one Apostichopus japonicus isolate 1M-3 chromosome 16, ASM3797524v1, whole genome shotgun sequence genomic segment:
- the LOC139983811 gene encoding uncharacterized protein isoform X3, with protein MTSSSSTSPFRLTLLKVSDVLTEKNVQDLAFLCEDISPARRELITNARELFAALQGHDLLNEQKVNVLIDWLDELRLLEASYLLKNYRETHLTGHVKAQETCFIHEDLPLKYFCVSCDSKICPDCAFTSHNRDAGCDVISLDKKSNEVSQRRGNLMKELETLKTGIASTEQLWEGKREHLARCREISRKEVQMDYLTHIEKVESMKRLQTEVLDGKELADIKQIFEEKKESQILENELAMVTKCHKFSHENALDEIQKISKSTKKAAEIKDKLEKQKEMLKNRSVDLLYRKIPNDGAFCSITVSMLIGSVNLGSNQLLHIFHDRQTSGGILLICIDPENSSKEYWRHLEKNDNHDDPVVMSYTSMYYDARHHVIFAVGNTVYIVHPHWTGFLYDSVKSVSSLVIDEVPEGSWITSIATDYPNNDSNDEFIISTSCDHSIREYNVSGSALRVIDTGDCVRSNAIYRVAYCGNLFAIIGRSLDDVILIDADGKVKQCGTLRLPSAMSGMLPINIIKTGSKWLVLYISEGVAKEWKVVQFKKTGEFVKVCDEGTSSNEMDIPLCISRYTNPGHVTLANAKVRLFQY; from the exons atgacgtcatcaagttCTACGTCGCCGTTCAGACTCACTCTTCTGAAAGTATCCGATGTCTTGACAGAGAAAAATGTCCAGGACTTAGCTTTCCTATGTGAAGATATAAGTCCTGCCAGGAGAGAGTTGATAACCAACGCTAGAGAATTATTCGCTGCTTTGCAAGGTCATGACCTGCTCAACGAACAAAAGGTTAACGTACTTATCGATTGGTTAGACGAGCTTCGGCTGTTGGAGGCTTCATATCTGTTGAAGAATTACAGAGAGACGCACCTAACAG GTCACGTCAAGGCACAGGAGACATGTTTCATCCATGAAGACTTACCATTGAAGTATTTTTGTGTGTCATGTGACTCAAAAATCTGTCCAGACTGTGCCTTTACCTCACATAATCGGGATGCCGGTTGTGACGTCATTAGCCTCGACAAAAAGTCCAATGAAGTAAGTCAGCGCCGTGGAAACCTTATGAAAGAATTAGAAACGTTGAAAACAGGGATCGCCTCGACAGAGCAGCTTTGGGAAGGAAAGAGGGAGCACTTGGCGCGTTGTCGTGAAATATCTCGTAAAGAAGTTCAAATGGATTATTTGACACACATTGAAAAAGTTGAAAGTATGAAGCGACTGCAAACAGAAGTATTAGATGGGAAGGAATTAGCTGACATAAAGCAGATCtttgaagagaaaaaggaaTCGCAGATTTTAGAGAACGAACTCGCAATGGTAACTAAATGTCACAAATTTTCACACGAGAATGCTCTTGATGAAATCCAAAAGATAAGCAAAAGCACGAAGAAGGCGGCCGAAATTAAAGATAAATTAGAGAAACAGAAGGAGATGCTGAAAAATAGGTCTGTTGATCTCTTGTACAGGAAGATACCCAATGATGGAGCATTCTGTAGCATTACAGTCAGTATGTTGATAGGAAGTGTAAACTTGGGTAGTAATCagttattacatatatttcatGATAGACAAACGAGTGGGGGCATTCTTCTTATTTGTATTGATCCTGAAAATTCCAGTAAGGAATACTGGAGACATCTGGAGAAGAATGATAATcacgatgatcctgtagttatGTCGTATACATCTATGTATTATGATGCTAGACACCACGTAATATTTGCTGTAGGTAATACTGTCTATATTGTACATCCTCACTGGACAGGTTTTCTGTATGATTCTGTAAAATCAGTCTCATCATTGGTGATCGATGAAGTACCTGAAGGTTCCTGGATTACCAGTATCGCTACAGACTATCCAAACAATGATTCTAACGATGAGTTTATCATCTCTACCAGCTGTGACCACTCTATTCGAGAGTACAATGTCTCCGGATCTGCTCTAAGAGTAATAGATACAGGAGATTGTGTACGCTCTAATGCTATATACAGAGTTGCTTACTGTGGTAATTTATTTGCTATTATTGGTCGAagtcttgatgacgtcatactgaTAGATGCTGATGGTAAAGTCAAGCAGTGTGGCACTTTAAGGCTTCCGTCAGCTATGTCTGGTATGCTACCGATCAATATCATCAAGACTGGTTCTAAGTGGCTGGTATTGTACATCAGTGAGGGAGTTGCGAAAGAGTGGAAGGTTGTACAATTTAAGAAGACTGGAGAGTTTGTCAAAGTGTGTGATGAAGGAACATCATCTAATGAGATGGATATTCCTCTTTGTATCTCTCGATATACCAATCCTGGACATGTTACTCTTGCTAATGCTAAAGTACGTTTATTTCAGTACTGA
- the LOC139983811 gene encoding uncharacterized protein isoform X5, with translation MSGRLTYRLEHIKGHVKAQETCFIHEDLPLKYFCVSCDSKICPDCAFTSHNRDAGCDVISLDKKSNEVSQRRGNLMKELETLKTGIASTEQLWEGKREHLARCREISRKEVQMDYLTHIEKVESMKRLQTEVLDGKELADIKQIFEEKKESQILENELAMVTKCHKFSHENALDEIQKISKSTKKAAEIKDKLEKQKEMLKNRSVDLLYRKIPNDGAFCSITVSMLIGSVNLGSNQLLHIFHDRQTSGGILLICIDPENSSKEYWRHLEKNDNHDDPVVMSYTSMYYDARHHVIFAVGNTVYIVHPHWTGFLYDSVKSVSSLVIDEVPEGSWITSIATDYPNNDSNDEFIISTSCDHSIREYNVSGSALRVIDTGDCVRSNAIYRVAYCGNLFAIIGRSLDDVILIDADGKVKQCGTLRLPSAMSGMLPINIIKTGSKWLVLYISEGVAKEWKVVQFKKTGEFVKVCDEGTSSNEMDIPLCISRYTNPGHVTLANAKVRLFQY, from the coding sequence GTCACGTCAAGGCACAGGAGACATGTTTCATCCATGAAGACTTACCATTGAAGTATTTTTGTGTGTCATGTGACTCAAAAATCTGTCCAGACTGTGCCTTTACCTCACATAATCGGGATGCCGGTTGTGACGTCATTAGCCTCGACAAAAAGTCCAATGAAGTAAGTCAGCGCCGTGGAAACCTTATGAAAGAATTAGAAACGTTGAAAACAGGGATCGCCTCGACAGAGCAGCTTTGGGAAGGAAAGAGGGAGCACTTGGCGCGTTGTCGTGAAATATCTCGTAAAGAAGTTCAAATGGATTATTTGACACACATTGAAAAAGTTGAAAGTATGAAGCGACTGCAAACAGAAGTATTAGATGGGAAGGAATTAGCTGACATAAAGCAGATCtttgaagagaaaaaggaaTCGCAGATTTTAGAGAACGAACTCGCAATGGTAACTAAATGTCACAAATTTTCACACGAGAATGCTCTTGATGAAATCCAAAAGATAAGCAAAAGCACGAAGAAGGCGGCCGAAATTAAAGATAAATTAGAGAAACAGAAGGAGATGCTGAAAAATAGGTCTGTTGATCTCTTGTACAGGAAGATACCCAATGATGGAGCATTCTGTAGCATTACAGTCAGTATGTTGATAGGAAGTGTAAACTTGGGTAGTAATCagttattacatatatttcatGATAGACAAACGAGTGGGGGCATTCTTCTTATTTGTATTGATCCTGAAAATTCCAGTAAGGAATACTGGAGACATCTGGAGAAGAATGATAATcacgatgatcctgtagttatGTCGTATACATCTATGTATTATGATGCTAGACACCACGTAATATTTGCTGTAGGTAATACTGTCTATATTGTACATCCTCACTGGACAGGTTTTCTGTATGATTCTGTAAAATCAGTCTCATCATTGGTGATCGATGAAGTACCTGAAGGTTCCTGGATTACCAGTATCGCTACAGACTATCCAAACAATGATTCTAACGATGAGTTTATCATCTCTACCAGCTGTGACCACTCTATTCGAGAGTACAATGTCTCCGGATCTGCTCTAAGAGTAATAGATACAGGAGATTGTGTACGCTCTAATGCTATATACAGAGTTGCTTACTGTGGTAATTTATTTGCTATTATTGGTCGAagtcttgatgacgtcatactgaTAGATGCTGATGGTAAAGTCAAGCAGTGTGGCACTTTAAGGCTTCCGTCAGCTATGTCTGGTATGCTACCGATCAATATCATCAAGACTGGTTCTAAGTGGCTGGTATTGTACATCAGTGAGGGAGTTGCGAAAGAGTGGAAGGTTGTACAATTTAAGAAGACTGGAGAGTTTGTCAAAGTGTGTGATGAAGGAACATCATCTAATGAGATGGATATTCCTCTTTGTATCTCTCGATATACCAATCCTGGACATGTTACTCTTGCTAATGCTAAAGTACGTTTATTTCAGTACTGA